A genomic stretch from Deinococcus roseus includes:
- a CDS encoding UvrD-helicase domain-containing protein, with protein sequence MTQEKLTPRQKLAVTAPGNVVIQAGAGSGKTHVLAERIIYLLEQGLKPRELCAVTFTEAAARELRSRVESHLEKKVSENEMLWGDVLDDFPEAQISTIHSLCGRIAREQPLESEASFNMQVLDEGAFQNWLEEVFPEVLQGLPPSVHADLPFSLLSQALRRLLGDPLTAELALEKVQDLTPQELRDLQRQQLQTLWEGQEACRKAKLSLLRAVTCKDLADPLYPTYALLLELLELPDAMAFNDRFFSMPYSKSAGRAPSWSTGGKTLVHETVAWLREVFWNARIREEDLWHHRALFQLKQAYAQTLQKRYALSMRDNVMGFADLEYHARQAILHPQVRQYYQQRWKVLLIDEFQDTSPAQWTILKGLIEERTLYTVVGDEKQSIYGFRGSDVNLIQTLAQDNQQMGSVVDLDISFRTHHQLVEVVNRVFEVLFHGQGHRNSVPMRSLQAARPQKPTPDLGSVEVHVIAGEQMGALREAEGRLMVLRIQDLIRRQVPVYDRQQGTLRPVRHQDIAVLYRARTHLGTYLKAFKQAGIPHVVESGMNLFDRPEVQDQLMFLQFLASPFDDLALATLLRSPCFMLSDPELYALTRNMQESLWHTLQKDAAHRDIARLLQEVLAGRKDSSPVEVLEVLHEKTRYPLVLSCLPEAERRLLNLSRFKGLLRELYLQGHTDVFSAAQALKNLTEAGMEVPEAVPPFQDAVRFMTIHKSKGLEFPVVVLLDSLHVSPQFKDQVLIDSELGVALKHPDDTLDLPEAYLTLHQEQTKRSALEELRVKYVAFTRAADLLILGLPLTRKQEAPYQQLMEALAGTDHEIYTYEAQQIPLLDPILPLQAGADPADAPSGAALPFLLPESLPVTSVGVYLKCPRSFEYQHLRGIQGLSLQWSRQAPGPRILRGKNIGGLVHTALENGWVGLPDLQEHLKGEHPAVVQEVHRLVSSLGHEAFQELKNLNFTREQAYSIAYAGMTFEGVVDAFTDSWIIDYKTDSFINPQHHLPQMALYSHHLKIPRASLVYLRHNQLHTFGAAELQEGLQNIDVMLEDLRSGKLEARPSAFNCRFCPHQMHCPDAVPPSETAT encoded by the coding sequence ATGACCCAGGAAAAACTCACGCCCAGACAGAAACTTGCCGTGACCGCTCCGGGCAATGTGGTGATTCAGGCGGGTGCAGGATCTGGCAAGACCCACGTGCTGGCCGAACGCATCATTTATTTGCTGGAACAGGGCCTGAAACCCAGAGAACTCTGCGCCGTGACCTTCACCGAAGCCGCTGCACGTGAGCTGCGCAGCCGGGTGGAAAGCCACCTGGAAAAGAAAGTTTCCGAAAACGAAATGCTCTGGGGAGACGTGCTGGACGACTTCCCAGAAGCGCAAATCTCCACCATCCACAGTTTGTGTGGGCGCATTGCCAGGGAACAACCGCTGGAAAGTGAGGCCAGCTTCAACATGCAGGTGCTGGATGAGGGGGCGTTTCAGAACTGGCTGGAGGAGGTGTTCCCGGAGGTTTTGCAGGGGCTTCCGCCTTCCGTCCATGCAGATTTGCCGTTTTCCCTGCTGTCGCAGGCTTTGCGTCGCCTGCTGGGGGATCCGCTCACTGCAGAACTGGCCCTTGAAAAAGTGCAGGACCTCACCCCACAAGAACTGCGAGACCTCCAGAGGCAGCAACTGCAAACCCTGTGGGAAGGGCAGGAAGCCTGCCGCAAAGCGAAACTGAGCCTGCTCAGGGCGGTGACCTGCAAGGACCTTGCAGACCCGCTTTATCCCACTTACGCCCTCTTGCTGGAACTGCTGGAGTTGCCCGATGCCATGGCCTTCAATGACCGCTTTTTCAGCATGCCTTACAGCAAAAGTGCAGGCAGGGCCCCCAGCTGGAGCACAGGGGGCAAAACGCTGGTGCATGAAACGGTGGCGTGGCTCAGGGAAGTGTTCTGGAACGCCAGAATCCGTGAAGAAGACCTCTGGCACCACCGGGCACTGTTTCAATTGAAACAGGCTTATGCACAGACCCTCCAGAAACGCTACGCCCTTTCCATGCGGGACAACGTGATGGGTTTTGCGGACCTGGAATACCACGCGAGACAGGCCATCTTGCACCCCCAGGTCAGGCAGTACTACCAGCAGCGCTGGAAGGTGCTCCTGATCGATGAATTTCAGGACACCAGTCCGGCCCAGTGGACCATCCTGAAAGGCCTGATTGAGGAACGCACCCTCTACACCGTGGTGGGAGATGAGAAACAATCGATTTATGGCTTCAGGGGCTCGGATGTGAACCTGATCCAGACGCTGGCGCAGGACAACCAGCAGATGGGCAGCGTGGTGGACCTCGACATCAGTTTCCGCACCCACCACCAGCTGGTGGAGGTGGTGAACCGGGTTTTTGAGGTGCTGTTTCACGGGCAGGGCCACAGAAACAGCGTTCCGATGCGGTCCCTGCAGGCAGCCAGACCCCAGAAGCCCACCCCGGACCTGGGCAGCGTGGAAGTGCACGTGATCGCAGGAGAGCAAATGGGCGCTTTGCGGGAAGCCGAGGGCCGCCTGATGGTGTTGCGCATTCAGGATTTGATCCGCAGGCAGGTGCCGGTTTACGACCGCCAGCAGGGCACGTTGCGCCCGGTGCGGCATCAGGACATCGCCGTGCTGTACCGGGCCAGAACCCACCTGGGCACTTACCTGAAGGCCTTCAAACAGGCCGGGATTCCCCATGTGGTCGAGTCGGGGATGAACCTGTTTGACCGCCCGGAAGTGCAGGACCAGCTGATGTTCCTGCAGTTTCTGGCCAGTCCTTTCGATGACCTTGCGCTGGCGACCCTTTTGCGCAGCCCCTGTTTCATGCTCAGCGACCCTGAACTGTATGCGCTGACCCGCAACATGCAAGAAAGCCTGTGGCACACCCTGCAAAAAGACGCTGCACACCGTGACATTGCCAGACTGTTGCAGGAGGTGTTGGCCGGAAGAAAAGACAGCAGCCCGGTGGAAGTGCTGGAAGTGCTGCATGAAAAAACCCGTTACCCACTGGTGCTTTCCTGCCTGCCCGAAGCCGAGAGGCGGCTGCTCAATCTGTCCCGTTTCAAAGGGCTGCTGCGCGAACTGTACCTCCAGGGACACACCGATGTGTTCAGTGCCGCGCAAGCACTGAAAAACCTGACCGAAGCCGGAATGGAAGTTCCAGAAGCCGTTCCCCCTTTTCAGGATGCCGTGCGTTTCATGACCATCCACAAATCCAAAGGGCTGGAATTCCCGGTGGTGGTGCTGCTGGACAGCCTGCATGTCAGCCCTCAATTCAAAGACCAGGTGCTGATCGACAGCGAACTGGGGGTGGCATTAAAACACCCTGATGACACCCTGGATTTGCCTGAAGCTTACCTGACCCTGCACCAGGAGCAAACCAAACGCAGCGCCCTGGAAGAACTGCGGGTGAAATACGTGGCTTTCACGCGGGCAGCGGACCTGCTGATTCTGGGTTTGCCCCTCACCCGAAAACAGGAAGCCCCCTACCAGCAATTGATGGAGGCCCTCGCGGGCACCGACCATGAAATCTACACCTATGAAGCCCAGCAGATCCCCTTGCTGGATCCGATCTTGCCCTTGCAAGCAGGTGCAGACCCAGCGGATGCCCCCTCCGGTGCAGCTTTGCCTTTCCTGTTGCCTGAAAGCCTGCCCGTCACCTCGGTGGGGGTGTACCTGAAGTGCCCCAGGTCTTTTGAGTACCAGCACCTGCGAGGCATTCAGGGATTGAGCCTGCAGTGGAGCCGTCAGGCCCCCGGTCCGCGCATCCTGAGGGGCAAAAACATCGGAGGGCTGGTCCACACCGCGCTGGAAAACGGCTGGGTCGGGCTGCCAGATTTGCAGGAGCACCTGAAGGGAGAGCATCCTGCAGTGGTCCAGGAGGTGCACCGTCTGGTGTCCAGCCTGGGGCATGAGGCTTTCCAGGAACTGAAAAACCTGAATTTCACCCGCGAGCAGGCCTACAGCATTGCTTATGCAGGCATGACCTTTGAGGGGGTGGTGGATGCTTTCACGGACAGCTGGATCATCGATTACAAGACCGATTCCTTCATAAACCCGCAGCACCACCTGCCGCAGATGGCCCTCTACAGCCACCACCTGAAGATCCCCAGGGCCAGTCTGGTGTACCTCAGGCACAACCAGTTGCACACCTTTGGGGCTGCAGAACTGCAAGAAGGCCTGCAAAACATCGATGTGATGCTGGAAGATTTGCGCTCCGGAAAACTGGAAGCCCGTCCCAGTGCCTTCAATTGCCGTTTCTGTCCTCACCAGATGCACTGCCCGGATGCGGTGCCCCCCTCTGAAACAGCAACCTGA
- a CDS encoding cysteine desulfurase family protein → MSSYLDFSASTPCDRRVVEAMLPHFAEQFANPASTLHLPGRQAKKTVDQAREQVAELLGCYPGEIIFTSGASESNNLALLGVARKHAGKRRKLLTTTIEHKAILNLASPLSREGFELIPLPVTSAGRLDLDVLASHLSEDVLLVSVQAANNEIGTCQDIPEITEMAHAVGAYMHTDATQYIGQLPLDVIDWDVDLLSLSGHKLYGPKGVGALFVRGGAAGIPLEPLIYGGGQEWNLRAGTTNVPGVVGLGKAAEITLQEGPQIRQHLQALRSQLLTALSSLPEIRLNGDQLCTLPGVLSLMLPDQAELDSEMLIAHLPDYALSNGSACRTGALEPSYVIQALGHSVQEAYRAVRISLGRTTAFAELEGLVQALQRELNSASAAAR, encoded by the coding sequence ATGAGCAGCTATCTGGACTTCAGTGCCTCCACGCCCTGTGACAGACGGGTGGTGGAAGCCATGTTGCCCCACTTTGCAGAGCAATTCGCCAACCCTGCCAGCACCCTCCACCTTCCGGGCAGACAGGCCAAAAAAACTGTGGATCAGGCCAGGGAACAGGTGGCAGAACTGCTGGGGTGCTATCCCGGCGAAATCATTTTCACCAGTGGGGCGAGCGAAAGCAACAACCTCGCCCTGCTGGGGGTGGCCCGAAAGCATGCCGGAAAACGCCGCAAGCTCCTCACCACAACCATTGAGCACAAGGCCATCCTCAATCTGGCTTCTCCGCTGTCCAGAGAAGGTTTTGAATTGATTCCACTTCCAGTCACCTCTGCTGGACGGCTGGATCTGGATGTGCTGGCTTCCCATCTCTCTGAAGATGTCCTGCTGGTGAGCGTGCAGGCCGCCAACAACGAAATCGGCACCTGTCAGGACATCCCAGAGATCACCGAAATGGCCCACGCCGTTGGGGCATACATGCACACCGACGCCACACAGTACATCGGACAACTGCCCCTGGATGTGATCGACTGGGATGTGGATTTGCTGTCCCTCAGTGGTCACAAGCTTTATGGACCCAAAGGGGTTGGAGCGCTTTTTGTGAGGGGAGGGGCTGCCGGAATCCCCCTGGAACCCCTGATTTATGGCGGTGGGCAGGAATGGAACCTCAGGGCAGGCACCACCAATGTGCCCGGAGTGGTGGGTCTGGGCAAAGCAGCAGAAATCACCCTGCAGGAAGGTCCACAGATCAGGCAGCACCTGCAAGCCCTCCGGTCCCAACTGCTGACTGCCCTCTCCAGCCTCCCAGAGATCAGGCTCAATGGAGACCAGCTGTGCACCCTTCCTGGCGTGCTCAGCCTGATGTTGCCGGATCAGGCAGAACTGGACAGCGAAATGCTGATCGCCCACCTGCCCGATTACGCCCTCAGCAACGGGTCGGCCTGCCGCACTGGAGCATTGGAGCCTTCTTACGTGATCCAGGCCCTGGGCCATTCGGTGCAGGAAGCCTACCGGGCCGTGCGCATCTCCCTGGGGCGCACCACTGCTTTTGCAGAGCTGGAGGGCCTGGTTCAGGCCTTGCAGAGGGAACTGAACAGCGCGAGTGCAGCCGCCAGATGA